From one Microbacter margulisiae genomic stretch:
- the coaBC gene encoding bifunctional phosphopantothenoylcysteine decarboxylase/phosphopantothenate--cysteine ligase CoaBC, protein MLKGKHILLGITGSIAAYKSAYLVRQWIKGGAEVRVIMTPLAKEFITPLTMATLSKHPILIDFFDPTNGNWNSHVDLGLWADVYVIAPATANTLAKMANGIADNLLLTSYLSAKCPAFVAPAMDLDMWLHPATQRNLQQLQSIGVRVIDPSTGELASGLEGKGRMAEPELITKTLHDFFVTQDTLKGKKVIITAGPTYEKLDPVRFIGNYSSGKMGFALAEECALRGAEVTLITGPVSLPTPHSSIHRINVESAAEMYEATIKLFPEQDIAILSAAVADFTPETRAEQKLKREGDGLTLHLQPTQDIAATLGAMKQGHQILVGFALETEHETQNALSKLQRKHLDFIVLNSLRHPQAGFGYDTNQISIIDKHGTIIEFPLKNKREVAQDIISTIEATH, encoded by the coding sequence ATGTTAAAAGGGAAACACATTTTACTGGGAATCACAGGTAGCATAGCCGCTTACAAATCGGCCTACCTAGTCCGTCAATGGATAAAAGGAGGAGCAGAAGTGCGGGTTATCATGACTCCGCTGGCCAAGGAGTTTATCACCCCGCTCACGATGGCAACACTATCGAAACATCCCATTCTGATTGATTTCTTCGACCCGACCAATGGGAATTGGAATAGCCATGTCGATCTGGGCCTCTGGGCTGACGTTTATGTCATTGCACCTGCAACAGCAAACACCCTCGCCAAAATGGCAAACGGCATAGCCGACAACCTGCTGCTGACAAGCTATCTATCAGCTAAATGCCCCGCATTTGTAGCGCCGGCAATGGATCTGGACATGTGGCTGCATCCGGCCACGCAACGGAACCTGCAACAACTGCAATCTATCGGTGTACGGGTTATTGACCCTTCAACCGGGGAACTGGCAAGCGGACTGGAAGGGAAAGGGCGCATGGCTGAGCCTGAGTTGATAACAAAAACCTTGCATGATTTCTTTGTCACCCAGGATACATTAAAGGGGAAGAAAGTGATTATCACAGCAGGCCCGACATACGAAAAGCTTGACCCGGTACGTTTCATCGGCAACTACTCTTCAGGCAAAATGGGCTTTGCCTTAGCAGAAGAGTGCGCTTTGCGCGGTGCCGAAGTAACGCTCATAACAGGTCCCGTCAGCCTGCCAACTCCACATTCCAGCATTCACCGCATCAACGTGGAAAGCGCTGCCGAAATGTATGAGGCAACTATAAAATTATTTCCAGAACAGGACATAGCCATTTTATCGGCGGCTGTCGCTGATTTCACTCCCGAAACCAGAGCCGAGCAAAAGTTGAAAAGGGAAGGCGATGGCCTGACACTCCATCTCCAACCAACACAGGATATAGCTGCAACTTTGGGAGCAATGAAACAAGGGCATCAGATACTGGTAGGTTTTGCGCTGGAAACAGAACACGAAACTCAGAATGCACTCTCAAAGCTGCAACGGAAACATCTTGATTTCATCGTGCTCAATTCATTGCGCCATCCACAGGCCGGATTCGGATATGATACAAACCAGATTTCGATTATCGACAAGCACGGAACAATCATTGAATTCCCCCTGAAAAACAAACGCGAAGTGGCACAGGATATCATCAGCACCATTGAAGCAACACACTAA
- the cdd gene encoding cytidine deaminase encodes MKKQQINTEFSVYTFSELPENYQQLLVKAKEQTANAYVPYSHFSVGAAVLLENGEIFAGNNQENAAYPSGLCAERVALFYANAQRPEIPVRALAIAAKTNGEFVENPISPCGACRQVMLETETRFAKPISLLLYGKNEIYVFDRVTDILPLSFTEASMKK; translated from the coding sequence ATGAAGAAACAACAAATCAACACTGAATTTTCGGTATATACCTTTTCTGAACTTCCCGAAAACTACCAGCAACTGCTTGTGAAAGCAAAAGAACAAACGGCAAATGCCTACGTCCCCTACTCCCATTTTTCTGTTGGAGCAGCCGTATTACTTGAAAACGGAGAGATCTTTGCAGGCAATAACCAGGAAAACGCAGCCTATCCATCGGGACTTTGCGCCGAACGGGTAGCCCTGTTTTATGCTAATGCACAACGCCCTGAAATCCCTGTAAGAGCTTTGGCTATAGCAGCAAAAACCAACGGTGAGTTTGTAGAAAATCCCATATCGCCATGCGGTGCCTGCCGTCAGGTGATGCTCGAAACCGAAACACGGTTTGCCAAACCGATTTCTTTGCTGTTATATGGTAAAAATGAAATTTACGTTTTTGATCGGGTAACCGACATCCTTCCGCTTTCTTTTACGGAGGCCAGCATGAAAAAATAA
- a CDS encoding ABC-F family ATP-binding cassette domain-containing protein, with protein MITVSNLAIQFGKQVLFQDVNLKFTPGNCYGIIGANGAGKSTFLRAISGEISPSKGTIILPSGERLSVLSQDHYAFDELTTLDTVIEGHELLFKVKQEKEALYAKENFTDADGIRASELEEQFAEMEGWNAESNAAMLLSNLGIKESFHALKMKDLSGKQKVRVLLARALFGNPDNLLLDEPTNDLDIETIMWLEEYLSSYDNTVLVVSHDRHFLDAVCTHVVDIDYGKIEIFSGNYSFWYESSQLALRQQNQQNKKAEEKRAELLDFIARFSANASKSKQATSRKKMLEKINIEEIKPSSRRYPGIVFTPSRDPGNVILEVHDLSKSIEGDLLFSDVSFMIEKNDKVAFFSHDPRAMTALFEVIEGKTKPDSGNFSWGVTITPAYLPLDNSAFFNTDLSIIDWLAQFSEDTNEVYLKSYLGKMLFSGEDAQKKVRVLSGGEKMRCMIARMMLQNPNVLVLDSPTNHLDMESIQAFNNTLKTFKSNLLLASHDHQFLQTVCNRIIEVTPNGIIDRQMDFDEYITNEDIKALREKKYRQS; from the coding sequence ATGATTACAGTTTCCAATTTAGCCATTCAATTTGGCAAACAAGTGCTTTTTCAAGATGTGAATCTGAAGTTTACCCCGGGCAACTGCTATGGTATCATTGGTGCCAACGGTGCAGGGAAATCCACTTTTTTACGTGCTATCAGCGGTGAAATCTCTCCCAGTAAAGGCACTATTATTCTCCCAAGCGGCGAGCGGCTTTCGGTGCTAAGCCAAGATCACTACGCTTTTGATGAGTTGACTACATTGGATACCGTTATCGAAGGGCACGAACTACTGTTTAAAGTGAAACAAGAAAAAGAGGCCCTTTATGCCAAAGAAAATTTTACAGATGCAGACGGGATACGTGCTTCCGAATTGGAAGAACAATTTGCCGAAATGGAAGGATGGAATGCCGAAAGTAATGCCGCCATGCTTCTTAGCAATCTGGGCATCAAAGAGTCTTTTCATGCATTGAAAATGAAAGATCTGAGCGGGAAACAAAAAGTGCGTGTGCTTCTGGCACGTGCACTCTTCGGGAACCCTGACAACCTGCTTTTGGATGAACCAACGAATGACTTAGATATAGAAACCATCATGTGGCTCGAAGAATACCTGTCCAGTTACGATAACACTGTACTGGTGGTTTCGCACGACCGGCATTTTTTGGATGCAGTATGTACCCACGTTGTCGATATTGATTATGGTAAAATTGAAATCTTTTCGGGGAACTACAGTTTTTGGTATGAATCGAGCCAGTTAGCGCTTCGCCAACAAAATCAACAAAACAAGAAAGCAGAAGAAAAACGCGCTGAATTGCTTGACTTTATCGCGCGTTTCAGTGCTAATGCTTCCAAGTCAAAACAAGCTACCAGCCGCAAAAAAATGCTGGAAAAAATCAACATAGAAGAGATTAAACCGTCGTCACGTCGTTATCCGGGTATTGTGTTCACTCCTTCACGCGATCCTGGAAATGTCATTCTCGAAGTACATGATCTGTCCAAGTCCATTGAAGGTGACCTATTATTCAGCGACGTCAGCTTCATGATTGAAAAGAATGACAAAGTAGCTTTTTTCTCGCATGATCCACGTGCCATGACGGCTCTTTTTGAAGTCATCGAAGGGAAAACAAAACCCGACAGCGGTAATTTTTCCTGGGGAGTTACCATCACTCCGGCATACTTACCTTTAGACAACAGTGCTTTTTTCAACACCGACTTATCTATCATTGACTGGCTGGCCCAATTTTCAGAAGATACCAATGAAGTGTACTTAAAAAGCTATCTGGGCAAAATGCTCTTCTCCGGAGAAGATGCTCAAAAAAAAGTACGCGTACTTTCAGGAGGAGAAAAGATGCGCTGCATGATTGCGCGTATGATGTTGCAAAATCCCAACGTGCTCGTCCTTGATTCTCCGACGAACCATTTGGATATGGAATCCATACAGGCATTCAATAACACGTTGAAAACATTCAAAAGCAATTTATTGTTAGCCTCACATGACCATCAATTCCTTCAAACTGTTTGCAACCGCATCATTGAGGTGACCCCTAACGGCATAATTGATCGTCAAATGGATTTCGACGAGTATATCACCAATGAAGACATTAAAGCATTGCGCGAAAAAAAATACAGACAATCATAG
- the hydG gene encoding [FeFe] hydrogenase H-cluster radical SAM maturase HydG, with translation MKFTPETYVIPDEPMKPFIDAEEIWNYINHTVSSSERVHEVIAKSLAKQRLNLEEVAVLVNTNNPELIEEIKEGARTLKRTIYGNRIVLFAPLYIGNYCSNNCIYCGFRTSNSKAIRKTLTDDEIISEVTALEDDGQKRLILVYGEYPQYSPEFIAHTVKLAYSVKKGNGEIRRVNINAAPLDIDGFRTVKTAGIGTYQIFQETYHPEAYKTYHLSGRKTDYAYRLTALDRAQEAGIDDVGIGALFGLYDWRFEVLGLVRHANHLEACYNVGPHTISFPRVKDASMLNINQDYFVSDNNFAKLVAILRLAVPYTGMILTAREPAQLRNEIFQFGVSQIDGGTKIELGSYSEKTETGAHLDKGQFQINDGRPLNDIIDELLEQGLLPSFCTACYRLGRTGEHFMEFSVPGFIKRYCTPNAILTLAEYLTDYAPENTARKGWQVIDDTIEKMDNEPMQTAVRERIEKIKEGKRDLYF, from the coding sequence ATGAAATTCACGCCCGAAACATATGTAATTCCCGATGAACCGATGAAGCCTTTTATCGATGCAGAAGAGATATGGAATTACATCAACCACACGGTTTCTTCATCCGAAAGAGTTCACGAAGTCATCGCAAAATCACTTGCCAAGCAACGGCTGAATCTGGAAGAAGTCGCCGTGCTGGTCAATACCAATAACCCCGAACTAATCGAAGAAATCAAGGAAGGCGCCCGTACCTTGAAACGAACCATTTATGGCAACCGTATTGTGCTCTTTGCTCCTCTCTACATTGGCAACTACTGCTCTAACAACTGCATCTACTGTGGATTCAGGACCTCGAACAGCAAAGCAATACGAAAAACCCTAACCGATGACGAAATTATAAGCGAGGTAACTGCTTTGGAAGATGACGGGCAAAAACGTTTGATACTCGTCTATGGGGAATACCCGCAATATAGTCCCGAATTCATAGCACATACGGTGAAACTGGCATACAGTGTAAAAAAAGGGAATGGTGAAATCAGGAGAGTCAACATTAATGCCGCTCCTCTCGACATTGACGGATTCAGAACCGTTAAAACAGCTGGTATCGGCACTTATCAGATATTTCAGGAAACATACCATCCTGAAGCCTACAAGACATATCACCTCTCGGGACGAAAAACGGATTACGCCTATCGGCTTACAGCTCTGGACCGGGCACAGGAAGCCGGAATAGACGATGTAGGCATCGGTGCCCTGTTTGGTTTATATGACTGGCGGTTTGAAGTGCTGGGGCTGGTACGGCACGCCAATCATCTTGAAGCGTGCTATAACGTAGGGCCACATACTATTTCGTTCCCCAGGGTGAAAGATGCTTCCATGCTCAACATCAATCAGGACTATTTTGTCAGCGATAACAATTTTGCCAAACTCGTTGCGATACTCCGACTAGCAGTACCTTACACCGGTATGATACTAACAGCAAGGGAACCGGCACAGCTCCGTAATGAAATTTTTCAATTTGGTGTTTCCCAAATCGACGGAGGCACAAAAATTGAATTAGGCAGCTATTCTGAGAAAACCGAAACCGGGGCTCATCTCGATAAAGGTCAGTTTCAGATAAACGATGGAAGACCGTTGAATGATATCATTGACGAACTACTGGAACAAGGACTGCTCCCTTCGTTTTGCACGGCCTGTTACCGACTGGGCAGAACAGGTGAACACTTCATGGAATTTTCAGTCCCGGGATTTATAAAACGATATTGCACTCCGAACGCTATATTAACCTTAGCGGAGTATCTGACAGATTACGCACCGGAAAATACTGCCCGAAAAGGATGGCAAGTTATTGACGACACCATCGAAAAAATGGATAATGAACCGATGCAAACAGCCGTCCGGGAACGTATCGAGAAAATAAAGGAAGGGAAACGGGATCTCTATTTCTAA
- the hydF gene encoding [FeFe] hydrogenase H-cluster maturation GTPase HydF, giving the protein MKGKDLKPHIGIFGRRNFGKSSLINALTGLDVAIVSDIAGTTTDPVKKSMEIFGIGPAILIDTAGIDDQGDLGEKRIAKTLDVIKQIDCAILVIANNTFDEYEESLIQKFDRHKVSYLIVNNKTDMEPLQNNTIRKIQQKTTASIVEFSSVTRANLDGLIEALKGTIPETSYQNPSLLKGLINRGDIVMLITPVDSEAPDGRMILPQVMAIRDVLDNDAINVVVKETEAELFLQKTDIKPRLVMTDSQAFGFVSKIIPDEIPLTGFSIAYARMRGPFNEYVQGTRKISQLKDGDKILILESCTHQVSCEDIGRFKIPRWLKAYTKKQLEFDIVAGLNEIKTPITDYALVIQCGGCMVTRKQIFSRLFDAIEAGVPVSNYGLTIAYMNGIFERAIAPFANTL; this is encoded by the coding sequence ATGAAAGGCAAAGATTTAAAACCACACATCGGAATCTTCGGACGACGAAACTTTGGAAAAAGCTCATTGATCAATGCCCTCACTGGACTGGATGTCGCAATTGTTTCGGACATTGCAGGAACGACAACAGACCCGGTAAAAAAATCGATGGAAATATTCGGCATCGGACCTGCCATCCTGATTGACACCGCAGGCATTGACGACCAGGGAGATTTGGGAGAGAAACGCATAGCCAAAACACTGGATGTTATTAAACAAATCGACTGTGCCATCCTGGTTATCGCAAACAATACTTTCGATGAATATGAAGAATCGCTGATTCAAAAATTCGACAGACACAAAGTTTCCTACCTGATCGTGAACAACAAAACCGATATGGAACCGTTGCAAAACAACACCATCCGGAAGATACAACAAAAAACCACCGCTTCCATCGTTGAATTCAGCTCGGTTACGCGTGCTAATCTCGATGGCCTGATCGAAGCACTGAAAGGAACAATTCCAGAAACATCCTATCAAAATCCTTCGTTACTGAAAGGCCTGATCAATCGCGGCGATATCGTCATGCTGATCACTCCTGTCGATTCCGAAGCCCCGGACGGCAGAATGATTCTACCGCAGGTCATGGCTATCCGCGACGTACTGGATAATGATGCAATCAATGTCGTGGTGAAAGAAACGGAAGCGGAGCTCTTTCTACAAAAAACAGATATCAAGCCCAGATTGGTGATGACAGACAGCCAGGCATTTGGATTTGTCAGTAAAATTATTCCGGACGAAATCCCGTTAACCGGGTTCAGTATTGCATACGCCCGCATGCGGGGCCCTTTCAATGAGTATGTACAAGGAACAAGAAAAATATCCCAGTTAAAAGACGGTGATAAAATCCTTATCCTGGAATCATGTACACACCAAGTTAGTTGCGAAGATATCGGACGATTCAAAATTCCAAGATGGTTGAAGGCTTATACAAAGAAACAACTGGAATTTGATATTGTTGCAGGCCTCAACGAAATCAAAACACCAATCACCGACTATGCGTTGGTCATTCAGTGTGGCGGATGCATGGTCACACGCAAACAAATCTTCAGCCGTTTATTCGATGCCATCGAAGCGGGTGTCCCGGTTAGCAATTACGGCTTAACCATTGCTTACATGAATGGTATCTTTGAACGCGCTATCGCCCCGTTTGCAAATACTTTATGA
- the hydE gene encoding [FeFe] hydrogenase H-cluster radical SAM maturase HydE yields MMTVDEILDQPELSRADMIRLLSISDDHEQKALIRKAYSVKTKTVGQKVYLRGLIEFSNLCRKNCFYCGIRNDNHKINRYSLSEDEIYRITAYAIQQRFTGIVLQSGEQNSPAFTKQLASLIAHIKKMANPPLRITLSVGEQSYETYQEWFNAGAERYLLRIETANESLYHKIHPDNAVHSFQNRLQCLENLQKIGFQTGTGVMIGLPFQTINDLADDLLFFKNRNMDMIGMGPYLVHSDTPFARFSASLLPSGERFRLSLRMIALLRIIMPDINIVATTALQTIDPTGRESGLLAGANVLMPNLTPITYRDNYLLYDNKPGSKEEELSDEFDSKLQQIGEKIEYNNYGDSIHFTKRNSHDCISCDNN; encoded by the coding sequence ATGATGACTGTAGACGAAATACTCGATCAACCAGAGCTATCGCGGGCAGATATGATCCGGTTGCTCTCCATCAGTGATGACCATGAACAAAAAGCGCTGATTCGTAAAGCCTACTCTGTCAAAACAAAAACAGTCGGTCAAAAGGTATATTTACGCGGATTAATCGAGTTTTCCAATCTTTGCAGGAAGAACTGTTTTTACTGTGGCATACGAAATGATAATCATAAAATCAATCGGTATTCGCTTAGTGAAGATGAAATTTACCGCATCACAGCATATGCTATCCAACAGCGTTTTACAGGTATTGTACTGCAATCGGGAGAACAAAACAGCCCTGCATTCACAAAACAACTCGCCTCACTGATCGCCCATATCAAGAAAATGGCTAATCCTCCCCTGCGTATCACGTTGTCAGTCGGAGAGCAATCATATGAGACTTATCAGGAATGGTTTAACGCCGGAGCCGAGCGATATTTACTAAGAATTGAAACTGCCAATGAAAGTTTATATCACAAAATACATCCTGACAATGCAGTACATTCCTTTCAGAACCGATTACAATGTCTCGAAAATCTCCAAAAAATCGGATTTCAAACTGGTACGGGCGTCATGATCGGACTGCCTTTTCAGACGATAAATGATTTGGCTGACGACTTGTTGTTTTTCAAAAATAGAAATATGGACATGATTGGGATGGGGCCTTATCTGGTGCATTCAGACACTCCATTTGCCCGTTTCAGCGCTTCATTGCTTCCTTCCGGCGAAAGATTCCGATTATCGCTTCGCATGATAGCCTTACTACGCATCATAATGCCCGATATTAACATCGTAGCCACCACGGCATTGCAGACAATTGATCCTACAGGCAGAGAATCAGGCCTATTAGCCGGCGCAAACGTTCTGATGCCCAACCTGACGCCAATAACCTATCGTGACAACTACCTGTTGTATGATAATAAACCCGGTAGCAAGGAAGAAGAACTTTCCGATGAGTTTGACAGCAAACTACAACAAATCGGAGAGAAAATTGAATACAATAACTATGGCGATTCCATCCACTTCACCAAAAGAAATAGCCATGACTGCATCAGTTGTGACAACAACTGA
- a CDS encoding SGNH/GDSL hydrolase family protein, producing the protein MKKTIVVTCALLMAIGMNGQTQSMEKAAPKVIVTASEKTPHSQWQGKSVAFLGDSMTDPHRVGTTCIYWEYLSELLGIKPFVYGVNGAQWDGIYKQALKLHKEHGTNIDAILIFAGTNDYNHGLPLGKFFSETTKQTNFNGDMVTRKYRTPVMDDSTFCGRINKVMSYLKNNFPQQQIILMTPIHRSFAKFGPKNIQPDENYSNGQGLYLDAYVSALKEAASYWAVPLIDLHSISGLFPMAESQLQYFHSPEMDRLHPNALGDYRLAKTIQYQLLTLPSTFVLK; encoded by the coding sequence ATGAAAAAAACAATTGTAGTTACCTGTGCCCTTTTGATGGCAATAGGTATGAATGGACAAACACAATCAATGGAAAAAGCAGCTCCTAAAGTAATAGTAACAGCAAGTGAGAAAACGCCACATTCGCAATGGCAAGGTAAAAGCGTAGCTTTTCTGGGTGATTCAATGACTGATCCGCATCGTGTAGGCACCACCTGCATTTATTGGGAATACCTTAGTGAATTGTTGGGAATAAAGCCTTTTGTATACGGTGTTAACGGAGCCCAGTGGGATGGCATCTATAAACAGGCATTGAAACTTCACAAAGAACACGGGACAAATATCGATGCTATATTGATTTTTGCAGGAACCAATGATTATAATCATGGACTTCCGTTGGGGAAATTCTTCAGCGAAACGACAAAGCAAACTAACTTTAATGGAGATATGGTGACGCGCAAATACCGTACTCCTGTTATGGACGATTCAACTTTCTGCGGACGTATCAATAAAGTGATGTCATATCTGAAAAACAATTTTCCGCAACAACAGATCATTCTAATGACACCGATTCATCGTTCTTTTGCCAAGTTTGGACCAAAAAACATTCAACCCGACGAGAATTATAGCAATGGACAGGGCTTGTATCTTGACGCATATGTCAGTGCCCTGAAAGAAGCAGCCTCCTATTGGGCTGTTCCATTGATAGATCTCCATTCCATCAGTGGACTCTTCCCAATGGCAGAATCCCAATTGCAATACTTTCATAGCCCTGAAATGGATCGTTTACATCCGAATGCGCTGGGTGATTACCGATTGGCAAAAACCATTCAATACCAACTCCTGACGCTACCTTCGACTTTTGTATTAAAGTAA
- a CDS encoding NADH-dependent [FeFe] hydrogenase, group A6 — MDNNIKISINGQGVEVKKDTSILDAARQIGVNIPTLCYHKDLCIAGNCRVCVVEVAGQKRLSPACATPCEEGMEILTNSVKVRNSRKHIIELLLSEHNADCTRCYKNGNCELQKLASDYKIMTSDFIPLVPFKHYTIDMFSPSIIKDDSKCIRCQRCVRTCAELQGVSALSVAYKGDMMKITTFFEKAMNEVNCTNCGQCVIHCPTGALTERNYIEEVWEAITDPSKFVVVQTAPAVRVALGEELGFEVGTRITGKMVAALKRLGFDAVMDTDFTADLTIMEEGTELLTRLKGVLLDHDQNVKLPMATSCSPGWIKYIEHMYPEYLGNLSTCKSPQQMFGALAKTYYARARRLEPENIVSVSVMPCTAKKFEANRPEMHDSGYRDVDYVLTTRELAIMIKQAGIDFMSLEDMSYDRLMGESTGAGVIFGATGGVMEAALRTAYELVTGREVPFQNLNILPVRGMEGVREATIRIDNPLKEWAFLDGVELKCAIAHGLVNAKKVMDAVRSGEANYHFIEVMACPGGCLGGGGQPIPTSPEIRAKRAAAIYTEDENMPIRKSHKNPEVIKIYEDFLGKPLGEKSHHLLHTSYTVRKRY; from the coding sequence ATGGATAACAACATTAAGATTTCAATCAATGGACAGGGTGTTGAAGTAAAAAAAGATACTTCCATTCTTGATGCCGCCCGTCAGATTGGCGTCAACATACCGACGCTTTGTTATCATAAGGATTTGTGCATCGCCGGTAATTGCAGGGTTTGCGTGGTTGAGGTTGCAGGACAGAAACGCTTGTCACCCGCCTGTGCAACACCATGTGAGGAAGGTATGGAAATTCTTACTAATTCTGTGAAAGTGAGGAATTCCCGAAAGCATATCATAGAACTGTTGCTTTCTGAACATAATGCTGACTGTACACGCTGTTACAAAAACGGAAATTGTGAATTACAGAAACTTGCCTCGGATTACAAAATTATGACTTCCGACTTCATCCCGCTGGTACCATTTAAGCACTATACCATTGATATGTTTTCGCCTTCCATCATAAAGGATGACAGTAAATGCATCCGGTGTCAGCGTTGCGTTCGCACTTGTGCCGAATTGCAGGGTGTGAGTGCATTGAGTGTTGCATACAAAGGAGATATGATGAAGATTACAACTTTCTTTGAAAAAGCGATGAACGAAGTCAATTGTACCAATTGTGGACAGTGTGTCATTCACTGTCCGACGGGAGCTTTGACGGAACGAAACTATATCGAAGAGGTTTGGGAAGCTATTACCGATCCATCAAAATTTGTAGTGGTACAAACAGCTCCGGCTGTGCGGGTAGCTTTGGGTGAAGAATTAGGATTCGAAGTAGGAACAAGAATCACAGGTAAGATGGTGGCTGCTTTGAAACGTTTGGGATTTGATGCTGTCATGGATACTGATTTTACGGCCGATCTTACTATCATGGAAGAAGGCACTGAATTGCTCACACGCCTGAAAGGTGTTTTGCTTGATCATGATCAGAATGTCAAACTACCGATGGCTACGTCATGCTCTCCCGGATGGATCAAATACATCGAGCATATGTATCCCGAATATTTGGGAAATTTGTCAACATGTAAATCCCCTCAACAGATGTTTGGTGCATTGGCAAAAACCTATTATGCAAGGGCCCGGCGTCTGGAGCCTGAGAATATCGTGTCGGTTTCGGTCATGCCCTGCACTGCAAAAAAATTTGAAGCTAATCGTCCGGAAATGCATGATAGTGGCTATCGTGATGTCGATTACGTACTCACAACCCGTGAATTGGCTATTATGATCAAACAGGCAGGTATTGATTTTATGAGTTTAGAGGATATGTCATATGATCGCCTGATGGGAGAATCAACCGGAGCCGGAGTCATCTTTGGTGCCACAGGCGGCGTAATGGAAGCTGCATTGCGTACTGCCTACGAATTGGTTACCGGACGTGAAGTCCCGTTTCAGAACTTGAACATTCTTCCGGTCAGGGGCATGGAAGGTGTGCGTGAGGCTACCATTCGCATTGATAACCCATTAAAAGAATGGGCATTTTTAGATGGAGTGGAATTGAAATGCGCTATTGCGCATGGGCTTGTCAATGCCAAAAAGGTTATGGATGCTGTTCGTTCGGGTGAGGCCAATTATCATTTTATCGAGGTAATGGCTTGTCCGGGTGGTTGTTTGGGTGGTGGCGGGCAACCTATTCCCACGAGTCCTGAAATAAGGGCAAAGCGGGCGGCGGCTATTTATACTGAAGATGAGAATATGCCTATCCGGAAGTCGCACAAGAATCCTGAGGTTATAAAAATCTACGAAGATTTTCTGGGAAAACCACTTGGAGAAAAGTCACACCATTTGCTGCATACTTCTTATACGGTACGGAAAAGATATTGA